The sequence GCCGTCGAGGTGGCCGTGGATCATGATAATGCGTAGCAAGTGCGGCATGGGGTTGGTATTAACTCCAATTTAAGTCAGCGCGGCGGGGTGCTGTGTCCAAGTGTTTATTGCTGCTAAGAGTACAATAATTTTTGCTGTTTTTGGCGGGTATTGTGGGGATTATCTGGGCGGGCTTTTTCACTGGAGTTTGTTAAATCAAAAGCATCGAGCCTTATCTATGTATGCCGGAATCTAATTCAAACCCAAAATTTTTCAGAAACAAACGAGCCTTATATCAATCTTAATAACAACATCGCTGATCAACGAGTGCTTCGGGGTTGGTGTGACAAGCGAGCCAGGGATGGTGAGCGCCGGAGTTGAACCCAGGATGGGTTCATCGACGGAAAAACACTTACCCCGGAGCACGGTATGCCACGCAAGAGCTATTAAAAACCGACGAAAAACACCTGTCCCGAAGTACGCTTTGCCACGCAATTGTTAATGGCCATTACACCTCAAATAAAAAACTTTTAGGAACAGTTGGCGCATGTTGCAGCGTGCAAGTGTTGTTCTTCCCTTAACACGCCATCCTGGCGTGATGCGGGCGCTACGCCATCCATGGCTTCGCTCGCCACAACACCCGCACACTGCAGTTGATCATTGATGTTGTTTTCAAGTCTGTAGCATGGCTCGTTTAAAGCAGGAGCATTGATCTGCGCTAGGGTTTGCTCATCTTATAAAAACTTAAGCCAGCATAGCCAAGAGCAAACCTTAGAGTTCAGAGCCATAGTCAAAGTCAAAGTCAAAGCCAGAACCAGAACCAGAACCAGAACAAAAAATCACCCACCAAACTTAACGTGTAAACACAAAGCTTCCAGATACAGATGAGCCCTATATCAATCTTAATAACAACACCGCTGATCAACGAGTGCTTCGGGGTTGGTGTGACAAGCGAAGCCATGGATGGCGCAGCGCCGGAGTTGAACCCAGGATGGGTTCATCGACGGAAAAACACCTGTCCCGAAGTACGCTTTGCCACGCAATTGTTAATGGCCATTACACCTCAAATAAAAACCTTCAGGAACAGTTGGCGCATGTTGCAGCGTGCAAGTGTTGTTCTTCCCTTAACACGCCATCCTGGCGTGATGCGGGCGCTGCGCCATCCATGGCTTCGCTCGCCACAACACCCGCACACTGCAGTTGATCATTGATGTTGTTTTCAAGTCTGTAGCATGGCTCGTTTAAAGCAGGAGCATTGATCTGCGCTAGGGTTTGCTCATCTTATAAAAACTTAAGCCAGCATAGCCAAGAGCAAACCTTAGAGTTCAGAGCCATAGTCATAGTCAAAGCCAGAACCAGAACCAGAACCAGAACAAAAAATCACCCACCAAACTTAACGTGTAAACACAAAGCTTCCAGATACAGATGAGCCCTATATCAATCTTAATAACAACACCGCTGATCAACGAGTGCTTCGGGGTTGGTGTGACAAGCGAGCCAGGGAGGGTGAGCGCCGGAGTTGAACCCAGGATGGGTTCATCGACGGAAAAACACCTACCCCGGAGCACGGTATGCCACGCACAGGCTGTTAAAAACCGACAAACAAACAAAACCCAACAGTACTGTATGCCACGCAAGAGCTATTAAAACCGACAAACAAACAAACCTCAAAGTTCGCTATACCACGCACAAGCTGTTAAAAACTAACGAACAAACACCCCTGAATACGCTATGCAAAGCAATGACCAGCACACCCCAATAAAAAAATTTCAGGAATCATTTGCGCAAGGCAAGAAGTGAGATACTTAATCAGATGCCCGCTTGTGATGTCAGCGGGCAGGATATCGATAAATTACTGAGCAATAAAATCAGGCAACTCGGCAAGCGTCACGGTTTGCGCTTTACGTGGAGCAATAATCAACGCCTCACCATCAACAACCACCTCATCACGCTGATTAACCACCCGCGTACCAATACGCACACGAAATCGAGGTAACTTCTCTAAGATTTCCAACTGCACCGTCAACTCATCTTGCAACTTAACCGGCAATTTAAACTCCATCTGCTGACCTAGATAAATAGTACCCGGCCCAGGCAGCTCACAAGCAACCGCAGCACTGATTAACGCACCGCTGAACATACCATGCGCAATGCGCTCTTTAAACATGGTGCCAGCAGCATAGTCTGCATCCAAATGCACAGGGTTACGATCGCCTGACATACTGGCAAACATCATAATATCGTGCTCTGTCACCAACTTACTAAACGTCGCTTTTTGCCCGACTTCTAAGCTGTCATACGCAATACTAATACTTTGTGTCATGTGGTCTCTCCAGATCAAAAGGTGCTGCTGTGGGTGGTTTGATATCACGCTGACTCGCTAAAGCAGCCTCGAGCCATTGAATAAGATCGGCAGTCACTTCGCCGTGATTGATTTCTTGCAGTACTTCATGGCGCGCTTCAGGATAAATACGAATATCCACCGCGCGATTACCTGATTGACGCAACACATTGGCCAAATCAACCAGACGATGGCCATGGTTAATGGGGTCCGCATCGCCACCAATAATCAGTAACGGCAAACTGTTATCGATTTGTACCATATTGCGCACAGGCGTTACATGCTGCAAACCACTGAGCATGTCGAGCCATAATTGCGTGGTGCAGGTAAAACCACACAAAGGGTCATTAATGTACGCCTCCACTTGCTCGCTATCACGCGATAGCCAATCCCAATTGGTGCGTCGCTTTTTAACCGCACGCTGGTAAGGATAAAACACCACTAGATCCAGCAATTTACTACGCCCTTTAGCACCCAAGCGCCAGCGTTCGAAGCGCGCGATCGCCATCGCAAAACGATAACGCAGTGACGTTTTAAAGTAATTTGAGCCCGATAATATAGCGCCTTGCATGCTGCAACTGTGCTGCATTAAATACGCCAACGCCACATAACTGCCCATACTGTGTCCCAATAAAAAAATCGGCGTATTGGGGTAATGGATTCGAATATGATGATTCAGGCAAGACAGATCATTTACCACTAAGTCCCAGCCGTGTTTATCCGCAAAATAACCCAAGGTGCCAGTCGTTGCAGTGTGGCCATGGCCGCGCTGGTCCAAAGCAAACACAGAAATACCTTGCTCAGCCAGACTGCAAGCAAAGCGTGCATAGCGTTGACTGTGCTCAGCCATGCCGTGAGCAATCATGACAATGGCTTTGGGCTGTCCTTCACTGGACCAATGATTGACATACAGCTGAGTTGCATCATTGGCGGTTAACCAAAATGCTTCATGGCGCATGCTGGCCTCCTCCTCGGTGCGGGCATAATTTCATTGTAGTGCTTATCTGCGCGCTTGGGGAGATACGCTCGAACAGAACCACAACATAGAACTAAAATCGAATTTTGGTTGATAAAGTGACTAAAAAGCCTACTTTTGTGCTGGCCGCATATTTATAAAACTGCTAATCTCAAGCCGTTTGCTACTAAATACAAAAAGCGAAGCAAAACAAATAACCATAATCACGTCTTAATGAGATGGTTGACAAGAACACGCAATTCAGTGACTTTGAGCACAGAACCGCGTAACTGGTAGGCATCCTTCAGCGTAAACTAAGTCGTAAGCAGCGATTAAGACACTTGCGTATATATGTTGTCTATTTATAGTGTGTTTTTGTTAAACACTTTCACGAGCAAAAATGAGCTGTTGCTTAGGAGTTGACTTGCATGAACGAAGACTTCTGGAAGGACAAATACCCCGAAGGTATTCCTACCGAAATCAATCCTGATCAGTACCCTAATATTCAAGCGGTATTGAAAGAGTCCTGCCAGCGTTTTGCTGACAAAGCGGCCTTTACCAACTTGGGCAAAACACTCACCTATAGCGATCTTTACCGAATGTCTGGGGATTTTGCTGCGTGGCTACAAAACTATACAGAGCTGCAACCTGGCGACCGTATTGCGGTGCAACTGCCGAACCTGTTGCAATACCCTGTGGTGGTATTCGGTGCGATTCGCGCCGGCTTAGTGGTGGTCAATACCAACCCGCTATACACCGCCCGCGAAATGGAGCACCAATTCAAAGACTCTGGCGCTAAAGCACTCGTATGCTTGGCCAATATGGGCCATTTAGCTGAAGCTGTAGTACCCAACACCGACATTAAAACTGTCATTATCACCGAAGTTGCTGATTTTTTATCGCCAGCTAAGCGTATATTGATCAACAGTATCGTTAAATATGTTAGGAAAATGGTACCGGCATTCCATATTCCAAACGCACTCAAGCTCAATGACATCCTGGAACTGGGCAGCCATAAAGCAGCGCGTAATGCCAGCCCCAGCGCTGATGAAGTTGCTGTATTGCAATACACTGGCGGTACCACAGGCGTCGCTAAAGGCGCCATGCTGACGCACCGTAACTTGATTTCCAATATGCTCCAAGCTGAGACGATGATGGCTTCAAATTTAGGGCACGGCACTGAAACCATCGTTGCACCCTTACCGCTGTATCATATTTATGCGTTTACCTTTCATTGCATGGCGATGATGAAAACAGGTAACAACAACTTGCTGATCACCAACCCGCGTGACCTGCCAAGCATGCTTAAGGATATGAAAAACAATAAATTCACCGGCTTTGTCGGCCTCAATACTTTGTTTGTTGCCCTTTGTAATAACGAAGACTTCCGCAAGCTTGATTTTTCCAATTTAAAAATGACCATTTCTGGTGGTATGGCTCTGCAGATATCCGCTGCGGAGCGCTGGACTCAAGTTACCGGCGCGCAAATCTGCGAAGGTTATGGCATGACCGAAACCAGCCCTTTGGCAACGGTCAACCCGATTCAAAAAATCCAGCTGGGCACAATTGGTATTCCAGTGGCATCAACGCTGTGCAAAATCATTGATGATGATGGTAATGAACTGCCAATTGGCGAGAAAGGCGAGCTTTGCGTTAAAGGCCCACAAGTCATGAAAGGCTATTGGTTGCGAGAAGATGCGACTAAAGAAGTGCTCGATGACCAAGGCTGGTTACGCACCGGCGATATTGCGATCATTCAGGAGGATGGCTATATCCGCATTGTTGACCGCAAAAAGGATATGATTTTGGTGTCAGGCTTTAATGTCTATCCAAATGAAATTGAAGATGTCTTATCAAAACTGCCGAGCGTGTTGCAATCTGCAGCAATTGGTGTGCCCGATAAGAAATCAGGGGAAGCCATCAAAGTATTTATTGTCGTGCGCCCAGGTGAAAGCCTAACCGA comes from Pseudomonas sp. C27(2019) and encodes:
- a CDS encoding MaoC family dehydratase encodes the protein MTQSISIAYDSLEVGQKATFSKLVTEHDIMMFASMSGDRNPVHLDADYAAGTMFKERIAHGMFSGALISAAVACELPGPGTIYLGQQMEFKLPVKLQDELTVQLEILEKLPRFRVRIGTRVVNQRDEVVVDGEALIIAPRKAQTVTLAELPDFIAQ
- a CDS encoding alpha/beta hydrolase, with protein sequence MRHEAFWLTANDATQLYVNHWSSEGQPKAIVMIAHGMAEHSQRYARFACSLAEQGISVFALDQRGHGHTATTGTLGYFADKHGWDLVVNDLSCLNHHIRIHYPNTPIFLLGHSMGSYVALAYLMQHSCSMQGAILSGSNYFKTSLRYRFAMAIARFERWRLGAKGRSKLLDLVVFYPYQRAVKKRRTNWDWLSRDSEQVEAYINDPLCGFTCTTQLWLDMLSGLQHVTPVRNMVQIDNSLPLLIIGGDADPINHGHRLVDLANVLRQSGNRAVDIRIYPEARHEVLQEINHGEVTADLIQWLEAALASQRDIKPPTAAPFDLERPHDTKY
- a CDS encoding long-chain fatty acid--CoA ligase, with the protein product MNEDFWKDKYPEGIPTEINPDQYPNIQAVLKESCQRFADKAAFTNLGKTLTYSDLYRMSGDFAAWLQNYTELQPGDRIAVQLPNLLQYPVVVFGAIRAGLVVVNTNPLYTAREMEHQFKDSGAKALVCLANMGHLAEAVVPNTDIKTVIITEVADFLSPAKRILINSIVKYVRKMVPAFHIPNALKLNDILELGSHKAARNASPSADEVAVLQYTGGTTGVAKGAMLTHRNLISNMLQAETMMASNLGHGTETIVAPLPLYHIYAFTFHCMAMMKTGNNNLLITNPRDLPSMLKDMKNNKFTGFVGLNTLFVALCNNEDFRKLDFSNLKMTISGGMALQISAAERWTQVTGAQICEGYGMTETSPLATVNPIQKIQLGTIGIPVASTLCKIIDDDGNELPIGEKGELCVKGPQVMKGYWLREDATKEVLDDQGWLRTGDIAIIQEDGYIRIVDRKKDMILVSGFNVYPNEIEDVLSKLPSVLQSAAIGVPDKKSGEAIKVFIVVRPGESLTEEQVIEHMRSNLTSYKIARQIEFRDELPTTNVGKILRRALRDEELKKLDAAG